The bacterium region CTGCAACACTTCGCTTTCGAGAATTATCTCGTCATCCACCACCGCGACAACCCGGTCAATCACCTCTTCGCCGCGCGCCAGCGCGGCGCACAACGCTCAGCGTGATAAGCAATGCTCTGATCATTTCGTGTCACCCATTAGGCGCGGCTGATAGCGGCCGCGCATTTCCGTTTCCCAACGCTCCTGCCTTCTTTGACTCTGCTCGGTCAACAGTCGTTCCCGAATCTCCTGCCGCACAGCATCCAAGCTGAGCTGCGCCCCCTCCGGATAGAGTTCATGCAGCCGCAACAGCCGATAGCCCTCGCCGAACGGCAGCACCGGCGTCATCCCGCCCGCGGGCAACTTGCGCACAGCCTCAAGCAGTATCGGATCCAACTCGCGCGAGTCCGTCAGCCACTTCCCCTCCCAAATCACCATGTCCGAACGCAACTGCGACGTGTCCGCCCGCTCTAATGCGCGGCGAAACGCCTTCAGCGTGTCGTCCGACTCGCACCAAAATCCCTCGATCAGATAGCTGTCCATCGGGCGCCGAAACTCCGCCAGATTCGTCGTGTAGTAGTCCGCGATCAACGAATCGGTAATCTTCGGTTCCGGCAGACGCGCCAACAACACGGCACGATGAAAACGCGCCAATAGCTCGCGTTCCTGCCGGGAAACGTCGGCGTCTTTGCGCAGCCCCGTGGCCTCGACCTCCTGCTCAATCATGGCCAGCTCCAGCCATGCATTGACCAGCGGCTGCCGCGCTTCCGCACTCAAACTGTCGAAGGGCACGCCCGCCCACGTCGCGAAGTCCGCGCGACTAAGCGTTCGTTCGCCTACGCTTGCCACGAGGTCGGCGGTGTTTGTGCGATTGCAGGCCGCCAAAAGCAAACACAGCCCGACCAGCCAGATGCCCTTATTGATCACGAGCCGCGCGTTCCTGTCGTTCGGGGGGAAGCGGCCACATCGATCCGAGCAGCTCGTCGTTCACTTTCAGGGGATAGCGCGACACCAACAGTTTTTCCAACTCCTCTTGCAGCTGCTGTGTGCGCGCCACGCGGTTCTCGCGCCGCGCATCGCCCTTCGCTTCGTCCCACGTCTTCGTACGCGACGGATAGGCCGCGATGAGCTGGAGCACCGAGTAGTTCTTCCCAACCTTCACAACCTCGGACACCGCGCCCGGCTGTCCGAGCTGAAAGGCCGACTTGCCAATCATGCCAAAGCGTTTTTCTTCAAATGGCCCGATCCGGCCCGAGTCGCGTTTCGTGGATTCCTTTTCGTTGAACTGCCAGGCGAGCTTTGCAAAGTCTTCGCCCTTCAGCGCGCGATCACGCACGCGCACAGCCTTCGCGCTGTCTTCCTTAATGAAGATCTCGCGGATCAAGCGCGTCTCCGGCTGAATAAACGACTCCAGGTTGCGCTCGTAATACGCCTTGTCCGATTCTTCGCTGCCTTCGAGCTTCTCGGTGATTTCCACCTTCTCGACCATGCGCTGGATCGCCGCCTTCTTTTGCGCCACGACGTTCGAATCGGCATAGGCCTTTTTTGATGTAACCGTCTTGGCCGGCCTTGTCCTCAAGGAACTGCGGTTCACACAGAGCGTTCACGAGATCATGCACCGACTGCGGATTCTTCCAATCCACGCGATAGGCGTTGCTGCCGACCTTCTGAATCATATCTTCAATCGTGATCTTGCCGAGCTTGTGCGTTGCCGCCACGAGCGCCTTCTCGTCGCCCGTGAACATCGGCCCGAGCTCCTTGTTCAGCGACATCTGCGGATCCGTCAGCTTGCCCGTGAACATCGCCAGCGCGTTTTCGTCATACTGCAAGGAGTACTCCGTATGCAGCGCGTTGACAAAATCCCGCGCGCGCGCGCCGAGCTTCAGACTTTCGACCTCGCGCAGCCGCATCGCCAAATCCTTCTTCATCTCTTCAAACGGCGGGCGGCCCGTCACATCACGAGTCGAATCCACCCAGATCAGGTGCCAGCCGAACGGCGATTCCACGGGACCCGCCGTCTTGCGCAGCGGCGCGGACCACACCGCGCGCTGAAACTCGTCTACCATCCGGCCCCAGGGGAACCAGCCCAAGTCACCGGAATCAACAGCCGTCGTCGCGTCTTCCGAGAGCAGCGCCGCCGCCGCTTTGAAATTGAGACCGCTGTCTATCGCGGTCTTGATCGAGTCAATGCGACTCTTCAGGCGCGCCGCCGCCGCCGCGCTCGAATCCGCCGCGCTCTTCTTCACCAGAATATGCCGCGCGCTGATTTCCTTCGCTGACCTGTCATAGTGCTCACGCAGCAGCTCATCGGTGATCACCGGCGCGATGATGCGCTCTTCGTACAACAGATCGAGCGCTCGACGCTTGGCCGCCGCTTCGAGATTTGTGGCGATCTCCGGGTTCTCGTCATACTTGCGGGCCAGACCCTCAAGATATTTCGCTTCTTCGATCGCCATGTCGTGCGCGATTTTCTTGCGCTCTTCAAGGGGCCGTTGCTTAATGTTGTCGTCGGTGCGAAATTTCGAGAGCATCGCGGCGCGGTATTCCTGCTCCGTGATGGTTTCGTTTCCGATTTTGGCAATGTAGTCTTTCTTGCCTTCGCAGCTCGCCAGCCACATCATGGCCAGCAGACTCAACAGAAGTCCTGTTCGTTGCATGGTGTTCCGGTTCATTTATGTTGTTTGCAGATTCAAAACAAAATGGTAGCTCGTGATGCTCATCCCGTGCTTGTGGTAGAAGCGGTGCGCGTCATATCGGCCAGCGTGGGTTCCGCTGTCGAGATGGACGGCTGCCAGGCCCTCTTCCCGCGCCTGATTCACGATAAATTTGAACAAATGGTCAGCGCAGCCCCGCCCACGGGCCGCCGCAGCGGTGACCAAATCGTCAATATACAAAACTTTTCCCCAATGTAGCAGTTCCGTTCGCCGGTACCCCGCCGCCGCCAATGGCTGACCGCTCTCCTCTATATATATGAGGATGTAGCCATGTTCCCGCATCTGTCGCAATACCTGCTCAACGAATTGGTCTGCGGTCAGGTGCGGCCGGAGTTCGCGCATGACATTGTATACAAGCCGAATCTGTTCCGGAGATGTAGCGTGGTGGATCGTCATGGGCTGTAGTGGTTTTACCTTGTTCGCAGGTCCGGCGAGGAAAGGTTGTAAGGTTGGTTACGTATACGCTATTCTTCCCATACGCGCTTCACCATGATCACACTCATCCGGTTCCCCGCCATGGCGGTCGGCACGAATGCAAAATGATTCACGTCCGCCACGCCGAGTAGGTAGTAGCCGCCCATACCGGCCGGATATTCACGCACCTCATAAAGCGAATCGAAGTACGCGCCGGTCCAATTCAGCCGCAGAGAATCGCCGTCCACCGTGATCGTCAAATCGTGAATCACGCTGTCCGCAATGCCCCATTCCCGCGTGAACGCCGAGACATTGCCTGCCATGTCGCGCGCGCGCAGGGCAAAACGATAGCGCTCGAGCGGCGGAGTCAGCAATGTGAAGCGCTGCATCGCCGTGTGCTGATCACCAAGAGCCGTATAACTGGCGGAAGTGGCGCGGGTCACGCGCGGCGACAGTGCCGACAGCTCGGTCGTGTCGTACACAATTTCGTAGGTGTCAAAATGCTGGTCGTACGCGACGCCATCCCAGCGAATATCTACTGTGGACGCGTTCACGCGCGACACCTCGCGCAGATAAACCGCTTCCGGCGCCAGCGTGTCCGGCACCTCGTGCCACGTCAGCGCAGAATCCACCGCAGTTACGAACGGCGCGAAATAGTCTATCACCAATCGAAAGTTCGCCAACCGCGCGGGCGGCGCGCCCGGCAGCCAGCGCGCAAAATCCGTCGGCTGCCACAGCGCGTCAGGATACTCGTCGAGTTCGATATGGACGAAATTCTCCGTGTCGAAGCGCTCGTCGTGATTCGCATGGCATGCGTTGCCCTGCTGGTTCTCCGGCACGCCCAGAAAATCGAACACACTGCGCAGCGCGACGGTGTCCGCGCCGAAATAGCTGTAGGCCGGGCTGCTCCATAGCGACACGTATTCGTCCACGCGTGTGACGACGCTTTCATCGCCGTCGAAGCCGTTGATCGGAAACAGCGGCAGCGCGTGGATATAGTCCCGATGCCGGGACACGTCACGCAGCGGCGGATTGGGAAAATGATCGTCGAAGAAGCACGAAATCTGCATGTCGCCCAGCGGCCCATGCTCATT contains the following coding sequences:
- a CDS encoding peptidyl-prolyl cis-trans isomerase — translated: MINKGIWLVGLCLLLAACNRTNTADLVASVGERTLSRADFATWAGVPFDSLSAEARQPLVNAWLELAMIEQEVEATGLRKDADVSRQERELLARFHRAVLLARLPEPKITDSLIADYYTTNLAEFRRPMDSYLIEGFWCESDDTLKAFRRALERADTSQLRSDMVIWEGKWLTDSRELDPILLEAVRKLPAGGMTPVLPFGEGYRLLRLHELYPEGAQLSLDAVRQEIRERLLTEQSQRRQERWETEMRGRYQPRLMGDTK
- a CDS encoding peptidyl-prolyl cis-trans isomerase translates to MEITEKLEGSEESDKAYYERNLESFIQPETRLIREIFIKEDSAKAVRVRDRALKGEDFAKLAWQFNEKESTKRDSGRIGPFEEKRFGMIGKSAFQLGQPGAVSEVVKVGKNYSVLQLIAAYPSRTKTWDEAKGDARRENRVARTQQLQEELEKLLVSRYPLKVNDELLGSMWPLPPERQERAARDQ
- a CDS encoding peptidylprolyl isomerase → MQRTGLLLSLLAMMWLASCEGKKDYIAKIGNETITEQEYRAAMLSKFRTDDNIKQRPLEERKKIAHDMAIEEAKYLEGLARKYDENPEIATNLEAAAKRRALDLLYEERIIAPVITDELLREHYDRSAKEISARHILVKKSAADSSAAAAARLKSRIDSIKTAIDSGLNFKAAAALLSEDATTAVDSGDLGWFPWGRMVDEFQRAVWSAPLRKTAGPVESPFGWHLIWVDSTRDVTGRPPFEEMKKDLAMRLREVESLKLGARARDFVNALHTEYSLQYDENALAMFTGKLTDPQMSLNKELGPMFTGDEKALVAATHKLGKITIEDMIQKVGSNAYRVDWKNPQSVHDLVNALCEPQFLEDKAGQDGYIKKGLCRFERRGAKEGGDPAHGREGGNHREARRQRRIGQGVLRAQPGVVYSAGDALDPRDLH
- a CDS encoding GNAT family N-acetyltransferase, yielding MTIHHATSPEQIRLVYNVMRELRPHLTADQFVEQVLRQMREHGYILIYIEESGQPLAAAGYRRTELLHWGKVLYIDDLVTAAAARGRGCADHLFKFIVNQAREEGLAAVHLDSGTHAGRYDAHRFYHKHGMSITSYHFVLNLQTT